A single region of the Glycine max cultivar Williams 82 chromosome 20, Glycine_max_v4.0, whole genome shotgun sequence genome encodes:
- the LOC100786500 gene encoding protein EXORDIUM-like 5, giving the protein MLSLFPNLFLFLSLLIGLCNCRVQTLNTNPTHFNPQVPPLRTLSSSKRFEGSSEFVKLKYHMGPVLSSPINIYLIWYGKWPQSQKLLIKDFLNSISDHRAAPSPSVSDWWRTVSLYTDQTGANISRSVSIAGEYSDLRYSHGTHLTRLSVQEVIATAVQAKPFPVDHRNGIYLILTAEDVTMEDFCRAVCGFHYFTFPSKVGYTLPYAWVGNSGKQCPEVCAYPFAVPGYMGGGGPGHLTPPNGDVGVDGMVSVIGHELAELSSNPLVNAWYAGEDPTAPTEIGDLCEGLYGTGGGGGYIGSVMKDGEGRTFNLNGRNGRKFLVQWIWSPVLKACAGPNALD; this is encoded by the coding sequence ATGTTGTCATTATTCCCTAACTTGTTCCTCTTCCTATCACTGTTAATTGGTCTATGCAATTGCAGGGTGCAAACCCTAAACACTAACCCAACTCACTTCAACCCACAGGTCCCACCCCTCCGAACCCTCTCGTCCTCGAAGCGCTTCGAGGGGTCCTCGGAGTTCGTCAAGCTGAAATACCACATGGGGCCGGTGCTTTCATCTCCGATCAATATCTACCTCATCTGGTACGGCAAGTGGCCCCAATCCCAGAAGCTCCTCATCAAGGACTTCCTCAACTCAATCTCCGACCACCGCGCCGCCCCCTCCCCCTCCGTCTCCGACTGGTGGCGCACCGTCTCCCTCTACACCGACCAGACCGGCGCCAACATCTCCCGCTCCGTCTCCATCGCCGGCGAGTACTCCGACCTCCGCTACTCCCACGGCACCCACCTCACGCGCCTCTCCGTGCAGGAGGTCATTGCCACCGCCGTCCAGGCCAAGCCCTTCCCCGTCGACCACCGCAACGGGATCTACCTTATCCTCACCGCCGAAGACGTCACCATGGAAGACTTCTGCCGCGCCGTCTGCGGCTTCCACTACTTCACCTTCCCGTCGAAGGTGGGCTACACGCTCCCTTACGCGTGGGTGGGGAACTCCGGAAAACAGTGCCCCGAGGTTTGCGCTTATCCCTTCGCCGTCCCCGGGTACATGGGCGGCGGCGGACCCGGCCACCTCACGCCGCCGAACGGAGACGTCGGGGTGGACGGCATGGTGAGCGTGATCGGGCACGAGCTGGCGGAGCTCTCGTCGAACCCGCTCGTGAACGCATGGTACGCCGGCGAGGACCCCACCGCGCCCACCGAGATCGGAGATTTGTGCGAGGGCTTGTACGGAACGGGTGGTGGCGGCGGCTATATTGGTTCCGTTATGAAAGACGGCGAAGGGAGAACGTTTAATCTTAACGGTAGAAATGGACGGAAGTTTCTGGTGCAGTGGATTTGGAGCCCCGTTTTGAAGGCCTGTGCTGGTCCCAATGCTTTGGATTGA
- the LOC100812376 gene encoding uncharacterized protein — MPPMKIQPIDVDSQKLAVVRNDPVKPVLKSRLKRLFVFDRQFSNVLKTSSFSSEKPAAGEAPQSNTKDGAAEFEPSSVCLDKMVQSFMEESNEKPAPATAKCGRNRCNCFNGNSNDSSDEELDIFGDSISSGSFSDASDALKSLIPCASVVERNLLADTSKIVDKNSKVYKRKGDLRKIVTESLSSLGYDSSICTSKWDKTPTYPAGEYEYIDVVVEGERLIIDIDFRSEFEIARSTGTYKAILQSLPFIFVGKSDRLCQIVAAVSEAAKQSLKKKGMHVPPWRKAEYMLVKWLSSSCTRANLTSSSAVNDSTENLSDGGGGGYDAAESECGELELIFGEKTSPPKPETFPGVEKSFPPVATPTWQPPAVRVRSVERGVKVVTGLASLLKDKP, encoded by the exons ATGCCTCCGATGAAGATCCAACCCATCGACGTCGATTCGCAGAAGCTCGCGGTGGTTCGAAACGACCCCGTTAAGCCGGTGTTGAAGTCGCGCCTGAAGAGGCTCTTTGTGTTCGACCGTCAGTTCTCGAATGTGCTGAAGACTTCGTCCTTCTCGTCGGAGAAACCCGCCGCCGGCGAGGCTCCTCAGTCCAACACCAAAGACGGAGCCGCGGAGTTTGAACCGAGCTCCGTTTGTTTAGACAAAATGGTGCAGAGTTTCATGGAAGAGAGTAACGAGAAGCCCGCACCGGCCACCGCGAAATGCGGCCGCAACCGCTGCAACTGCTTCAACGGCAACAGCAACGACAGCTCCGACGAGGAACTCGATATCTTCGGCGATTCAATTTCCTCTGGCTCCTTCAGCGACGCCAGTGACGCGCTCAAG aGCTTGATTCCTTGCGCGAGTGTTGTGGAGAGAAACCTCTTAGCTGACACATCGAAGATCGTTGACAAGAACAGCAAGGTTTATAAGCGAAAAGGCGATTTGAGAAAGATCGTCACCGAAAGCCTTTCCTCTCTCGGTTACGATTCTTCCATTTGCACATCGAAATGGGACAAAACCCCAACCTACCCTGCCG GTGAATATGAATACATCGATGTGGTTGTGGAAGGTGAGAGGTTGATAATTGATATCGATTTTCGATCGGAGTTCGAGATAGCTCGATCGACGGGAACCTACAAGGCGATCCTTCAGTCTCTGCCGTTCATTTTCGTTGGAAAATCGGATCGACTCTGCCAGATCGTCGCCGCCGTGTCGGAGGCGGCCAAGCAGAGcttgaagaagaaagggatgcACGTTCCGCCGTGGAGGAAGGCGGAGTACATGTTGGTGAAGTGGTTATCAAGTTCCTGCACTAGGGCGAATCTAACGTCGTCCTCCGCCGTCAATGACTCGACGGAGAATTTGAGCGACGGCGGAGGCGGCGGCTATGATGCCGCGGAGAGTGAGTGTGGTGAACTGGAACTGATCTTCGGCGAAAAAACATCGCCGCCAAAGCCGGAGACTTTTCCCGGCGTTGAGAAGAGCTTTCCACCGGTCGCGACGCCGACGTGGCAGCCACCGGCGGTGAGAGTGAGGAGTGTTGAGAGAGGGGTTAAGGTGGTCACCGGATTAGCTTCTCTTCTCAAGGACAAGCCATAG
- the LOC100787043 gene encoding pyruvate kinase isozyme A, chloroplastic, giving the protein MSVSHSLHLRLFTPPPTAIPTHLPPPTLLLPRSAAHRRLPSLRASSSPEILVSDNNGAPSPPPSDPSSIEVDAVTEAELKENGFRSTRRTKLVCTVGPATCGFDQLEALAVGGMNVARINMCHGTREWHKEVIDRVRRLNHEKGFAVAIMMDTEGSEIHMGDLGGASSAKADDGEIWTFSVRAFDSALPQRTINVNYEGFAEDVKVGDELLVDGGMVRFEVIQKIGPDVKCRCTDPGLLLPRANLTFWRNGSLVRERNAMLPTISSKDWLDIDFGISEGVDFIAISFVKSAEVITHLKSYIAARSRDSDISVIAKIESIDSLKNLEEIVLAADGAMVARGDLGAQIPLEQVPSAQQRIVQVCRQLNKPVIVASQLLESMIEYPTPTRAEVADVSEAVRQRADALMLSGESAMGQYPDKALTVLRSVSLRIERWWREEKRYEAMLLPSVGSYFSEKISEEICNSAAKMANNLEVDALFVYTKTGHMASLLSRCRPDCPIFAFTTTSSVRRRLNLQWGLIPFRLSFTDDMESNLNRTFSLLKARNLIKSGDLVIAVSDMLQSIQVMNVP; this is encoded by the exons ATGTCAGTCTCACACTCCCTCCACCTCCGCCTCTTCACCCCTCCCCCCACCGCCATTCCCACCCACCTCCCACCCCCCACCCTCCTCCTCCCGCGCTCCGCCGCCCACCGCCGCCTCCCCTCCCTCCGCGCCTCCTCCTCCCCGGAAATCCTGGTCTCCGACAACAACGGTGCCCCCTCCCCGCCCCCCTCCGATCCGAGCTCCATCGAGGTGGACGCCGTCACGGAGGCCGAGCTCAAGGAGAACGGCTTCCGCAGCACGCGCAGGACCAAGCTCGTCTGCACTGTGGGCCCCGCCACATGCGGCTTCGACCAGCTGGAGGCCCTCGCCGTCGGAGGCATGAACGTCGCCAGAATCAACATGTGCCACGGCACCAGGGAGTGGCACAAGGAGGTCATCGACCGCGTCCGGAGGCTCAACCACGAGAAGGGCTTCGCTGTCGCCATCATGATGGACACCGAAGGCAGCGAGATTCACATGGGTGATCTCGGCGGAGCTTCCTCCGCCAAAGCCGAT GACGGTGAGATCTGGACTTTCAGTGTTAGAGCCTTCGATTCGGCGCTTCCCCAACGCACCATCAATGTCAATTATGAAGGCTTCGCTGAAG ATGTGAAAGTGGGGGATGAACTTTTGGTGGATGGAGGAATGGTTAGGTTTGAGGTGATTCAGAAAATAGGTCCAGATGTAAAGTGCCGTTGTACTGATCCTGGCTTGTTGCTGCCGCGGGCCAATCTCACATTTTGGAGGAATGGTAGTTTGGTGAGAGAAAGGAATGCCATGCTCCCTACTATTTCTTCCAAG GATTGGTTAGACATTGATTTTGGTATTTCTGAGGGTGTTGATTTTATTGCTATTTCATTTGTCAAGTCTGCTGAAGTTATTACTCATCTTAAAAGCTATATTGCTGCACGATCTCGTGATAG TGATATTTCTGTCATTGCAAAGATAGAAAGTATTGACTCATTGAAGAACTTAGAAGAGATCGTTCTAGCGGCAGACGGAGCTATGGTGGCACGAGGAGACTTGGGAGCTCAAATACCTTTAGAACAGGTTCCATCTGCTCAACAAAGGATTGTTCAGGTTTGCAGGCAATTGAATAAGCCTGTCATTGTTGCCTCTCAGCTACTTGAATCCATGATTGAGTACCCTACACCTACAAGAGCTGAAGTTGCAGATGTTTCTGAAGCAGTCAGACAACGAGCTGATGCTTTAATGCTTTCTGGTGAATCAGCCATGGGCCAGTACCCTGACAAGGCCTTAACTGTTTTAAGGAGTGTCAGTTTGAGAATTGAGAGATGGTGGAGGGAAGAAAAACGCTATGAAGCTATGTTGCTCCCATCAGTTGGGTCTTATTTTTCAGAAAAGATATCTGAAGAAATCTGCAATTCAGCTGCTAAGATGG CCAATAATTTAGAGGTGGATGCGCTTTTTGTGTACACAAAGACAGGGCACATGGCGTCTCTATTGTCTCGTTGCCGTCCTGACTGCCCAATCTTTGCTTTTACTACCACTTCATCTGTGCGTAGGCGACTGAATCTTCAGTGGGGCTTGATACCTTTCCGCCTGAGCTTCACAGATGATATGGAGAGCAATCTCAACAGAACCTTTTCATTGCTCAAGGCCAGAAATCTGATCAAATCTGGTGACCTTGTCATTGCCGTCTCAGACATGTTGCAGTCAATACAAGTGATGAATGTTCCTTGA